The following are from one region of the Knoellia sp. p5-6-4 genome:
- a CDS encoding enoyl-CoA hydratase-related protein, with translation MSGARPLVRLERHGEGGHVAELVLDRPEAMNAVSTDMARALAAATGELAEDETVRAVVVSSTHERAFCVGADLKERNSFTDDELRAQRPLARAAYRGVLDLPVPVVAAVDGFALGGGFEIALSCDLVVAGEGATVGLPEVSVGVIPGGGGTQLLTRRVGWSKAASMVFTARRLTAAEARDLGVVDEVVPSGSARERALELAGTIASHSPVGVRNAKKAMRLGFDTDLAAGLDIEDECWAATAFSGDRAEGVAAFAEKRRPMWPGR, from the coding sequence GTGAGCGGGGCCCGCCCCCTGGTGCGCCTCGAGCGGCACGGGGAGGGCGGCCACGTCGCCGAGCTCGTGCTCGACCGGCCGGAGGCGATGAACGCCGTCTCCACCGACATGGCCCGCGCCCTGGCCGCCGCGACCGGCGAGCTCGCCGAGGACGAGACGGTGCGGGCGGTGGTCGTCAGCAGCACGCACGAGCGCGCCTTCTGCGTGGGGGCCGACCTCAAGGAGCGCAACTCCTTCACCGACGACGAGCTGCGGGCGCAGCGCCCGCTGGCGCGGGCGGCATACCGGGGCGTGCTCGACCTGCCGGTGCCTGTCGTCGCCGCGGTCGACGGCTTCGCGCTCGGCGGCGGCTTCGAGATCGCGCTCTCCTGCGACCTGGTCGTCGCGGGGGAAGGGGCCACGGTCGGGCTGCCCGAGGTGAGTGTCGGCGTGATCCCCGGCGGGGGCGGCACCCAGCTGCTCACCCGCCGGGTCGGCTGGTCGAAGGCGGCCTCGATGGTCTTCACGGCACGTCGCCTCACCGCCGCCGAGGCCCGTGACCTCGGAGTGGTCGACGAGGTCGTTCCCAGCGGGTCGGCGCGCGAGCGCGCCCTCGAGCTGGCGGGCACCATCGCCTCCCACTCGCCGGTGGGCGTCCGCAACGCCAAGAAGGCCATGCGGCTCGGTTTCGACACCGACCTGGCCGCCGGGCTCGACATCGAGGACGAGTGCTGGGCAGCCACCGCGTTCTCGGGCGACCGGGCCGAGGGAGTGGCCGCCTTCGCGGAGAAACGCCGACCGATGTGGCCAGGTCGCTGA
- a CDS encoding adenylate/guanylate cyclase domain-containing protein, producing MRRTGRHRLVRPGEEPTALTDPDDIEARLLGRPATMGRRDVSRGAQVSLLSARKFWHALGFPIVQDEDAAFTEADLMALKSVARLVREQQLDEQTALAMTRAFARTTDRLAVWQTQLMAEALAAPELEAALDEADARAVPDSDAAQAAAVKLAEMADDLEPLLVYAWRRHLAAAIARMLADADPDHAGEGVTRAVGFADLVNFTALVRRMTERQLAVMVQRFEALATDIVTAHGGRVIKTVGDEILFVTVRPASAAAIALDLVDTMTEDELLPDVRVGMSYGSVISRLGDVFGTTVNRASRLTAVAPPRTVLVDDALAASLASLSGFEMTALRPRTLRGIGQVVPSELRRARGERRTTQREVHP from the coding sequence GTGCGCAGGACCGGTCGCCACCGGCTGGTGCGCCCGGGCGAGGAGCCCACGGCCCTGACGGACCCCGACGACATCGAGGCCCGCCTGCTCGGCCGACCCGCGACGATGGGTCGCCGCGACGTCAGCCGCGGCGCGCAGGTCTCGCTCCTGAGCGCCCGCAAGTTCTGGCACGCCCTGGGCTTCCCGATCGTGCAGGACGAGGACGCCGCGTTCACCGAGGCCGACCTCATGGCCCTGAAGTCCGTGGCCCGGCTGGTGCGCGAGCAGCAGCTCGACGAGCAGACCGCACTGGCGATGACCCGCGCGTTCGCCCGCACCACCGACCGGCTCGCGGTGTGGCAGACCCAGCTGATGGCAGAGGCGCTCGCCGCCCCGGAGCTCGAGGCGGCGCTCGACGAGGCCGACGCCCGGGCGGTGCCGGACAGCGACGCAGCCCAGGCTGCAGCGGTCAAGCTGGCCGAGATGGCCGACGACCTCGAGCCGCTGCTGGTCTACGCCTGGCGCCGCCACCTGGCCGCGGCGATCGCCCGCATGCTCGCCGACGCCGATCCCGACCACGCCGGTGAGGGCGTCACCCGCGCCGTGGGGTTCGCCGACCTCGTGAACTTCACCGCCCTCGTGCGCCGGATGACCGAACGCCAGCTCGCGGTGATGGTGCAGCGGTTCGAGGCGCTCGCCACCGACATCGTGACCGCTCACGGCGGACGGGTCATCAAGACCGTGGGCGACGAGATCCTCTTCGTCACGGTCCGGCCCGCCTCGGCTGCCGCCATCGCGCTCGACCTGGTGGACACCATGACCGAGGACGAGCTGCTCCCCGACGTCCGCGTGGGCATGTCCTACGGCAGCGTGATCTCCCGTCTCGGCGACGTCTTCGGCACCACCGTCAACCGGGCCAGCCGCCTGACGGCGGTGGCGCCGCCGCGCACCGTCCTCGTCGACGACGCCCTCGCCGCGTCGCTCGCCAGCCTGTCCGGGTTCGAGATGACGGCGCTGCGTCCCCGCACCCTGCGGGGCATCGGCCAGGTCGTGCCCAGCGAGCTCCGGCGTGCCCGTGGGGAACGCCGCACCACCCAGAGAGAGGTCCACCCGTGA
- a CDS encoding biotin--[acetyl-CoA-carboxylase] ligase, with protein MREPLDSEALHEALVTPGAPWRGLDVHAELGSTNAAAAELAQPWRVVVTDHQSAGRGRLGRSWEAPAGTSIAVSVLLPAPQHGIGWVPLVTGLAVARAVHDVAGVHAGVKWPNDVLVEEDGWRKVCGVLCEVHPAGVVVGFGVNVSQSRDELPVENATSLALCGAPDVRREDLVVACLRHLAVLHGDLMVGGPALEAARAAYRSACRTIGMVVDLNTGTTSRVPATGVDDEGRLVVHGESGEYAVAAGDVVHVREARGLGA; from the coding sequence ATGCGCGAACCGCTCGACAGTGAGGCATTGCACGAGGCGTTGGTCACGCCGGGGGCGCCCTGGCGCGGCCTCGACGTCCACGCCGAGCTGGGCTCGACCAACGCCGCCGCTGCAGAGCTCGCCCAGCCGTGGCGCGTGGTGGTGACCGACCACCAGAGCGCGGGCCGGGGCCGTCTCGGCCGCTCGTGGGAGGCTCCGGCGGGCACCTCGATCGCCGTCTCGGTGCTGCTGCCCGCACCCCAGCACGGCATCGGCTGGGTGCCCCTCGTCACCGGGCTGGCCGTCGCCCGTGCCGTCCACGACGTCGCCGGTGTGCACGCCGGGGTGAAGTGGCCCAACGACGTGCTCGTCGAGGAGGACGGCTGGCGCAAGGTGTGCGGGGTCCTGTGCGAGGTGCACCCGGCGGGGGTCGTCGTCGGCTTCGGCGTCAACGTCAGCCAGTCCCGCGACGAGCTGCCGGTCGAGAACGCGACCTCGCTCGCGCTGTGTGGCGCGCCGGACGTGCGCCGGGAGGACCTGGTGGTGGCCTGCCTGCGCCACCTCGCGGTGCTCCACGGCGACCTCATGGTCGGCGGGCCGGCGCTGGAGGCCGCGCGTGCGGCCTACCGCTCCGCCTGCCGCACCATCGGCATGGTGGTCGACCTCAACACCGGCACCACCTCGCGGGTGCCGGCCACCGGGGTGGACGACGAGGGCCGGCTGGTGGTCCACGGGGAGAGCGGTGAGTATGCCGTGGCGGCCGGTGACGTGGTGCACGTCCGGGAGGCGCGCGGCCTGGGCGCCTGA
- a CDS encoding acyl-CoA carboxylase subunit beta → MAQSTESLVTGGTEVPSDIDVHTTAGKLADLKRRVAEVAHAGSERAVEKQHARGKKTARERIELLLDDGSFIEMDKYARHRSNAFGQEKHRPYGDGVVTGYGTVEGRTVAVFAQDFTVFGGSLGEVFGEKIVKVMDFAMKIGCPVVGLNDSGGARIQEGVVSLGLYGEIFRRNVHASGVIPQISLIMGPCAGGAVYSPAVTDFTVMVDQTSHMFITGPDVIKTVTGEVVSFEDLGGARAHNTKSGVAHYMGSDEEDAIEYVKALLSYLPSNNLEEPPAYEVENDLAVTDEDRELDTLIPDSPNQPYDMHTVIEHVLDDGEFLEVQPMFAPNIICGLGRVEGRSVGVVANQPMQFAGTLDIDASEKAARFVRTCDAFNVPVLTFVDVPGFLPGTDQEWDGIIRRGAKLIYAYAEATVPLVTVITRKAYGGAYDVMGSKHLGADINLAWPTAQIAVMGAQGAVNILYRKQLAEAAERGENVDEARQRFITEYEDTLANPYVAAERGYIDTVITPSNTRMNVTKALRALRNKRETLPPKKHGNIPL, encoded by the coding sequence ATGGCCCAGAGCACCGAATCCCTCGTCACCGGGGGCACCGAGGTTCCCTCCGACATCGACGTCCACACCACGGCCGGCAAGCTGGCCGACCTCAAGCGCCGGGTGGCCGAGGTCGCCCACGCCGGGTCCGAGCGAGCCGTCGAGAAGCAGCACGCCCGCGGCAAGAAGACCGCGCGCGAGCGGATCGAGCTGCTGCTCGACGACGGCTCCTTCATCGAGATGGACAAGTACGCGCGGCACCGCTCGAACGCCTTCGGCCAGGAGAAGCACCGGCCCTACGGCGACGGGGTGGTCACGGGCTACGGCACCGTCGAGGGCCGCACGGTGGCCGTGTTCGCCCAGGACTTCACGGTCTTCGGCGGGTCCCTCGGCGAGGTGTTCGGCGAGAAGATCGTCAAGGTCATGGACTTCGCCATGAAGATCGGGTGCCCGGTCGTCGGCCTGAACGACTCCGGCGGCGCCCGCATCCAGGAGGGCGTCGTCTCGCTCGGCCTCTACGGTGAGATCTTCCGGCGCAACGTGCACGCCTCGGGTGTCATCCCCCAGATCTCGCTCATCATGGGCCCCTGTGCCGGCGGCGCGGTCTACTCCCCCGCCGTCACGGACTTCACGGTGATGGTCGACCAGACCTCGCACATGTTCATCACCGGTCCCGACGTCATCAAGACCGTCACCGGTGAGGTCGTCTCCTTCGAGGACCTCGGCGGCGCCCGGGCGCACAACACCAAGTCCGGTGTGGCGCACTACATGGGCAGCGACGAGGAGGACGCGATCGAGTACGTCAAGGCGCTGCTGTCCTACCTGCCGTCGAACAACCTCGAGGAGCCGCCGGCCTACGAGGTCGAGAACGACCTGGCCGTCACCGACGAGGACCGCGAGCTCGACACGCTCATCCCCGACTCGCCGAACCAGCCCTACGACATGCACACCGTCATCGAGCACGTGCTCGACGACGGCGAGTTCCTCGAGGTGCAGCCGATGTTCGCGCCCAACATCATCTGCGGTCTCGGCCGCGTCGAGGGCCGCTCGGTCGGTGTCGTCGCCAACCAGCCGATGCAGTTCGCAGGCACGCTCGACATCGACGCCTCCGAGAAGGCGGCCCGCTTCGTGCGCACCTGCGACGCGTTCAACGTCCCCGTCCTGACCTTCGTCGACGTGCCCGGCTTCCTGCCCGGCACCGACCAGGAGTGGGACGGCATCATCCGCCGCGGGGCCAAGCTCATCTACGCCTACGCCGAGGCCACCGTCCCGCTGGTCACGGTCATCACGCGCAAGGCCTACGGCGGCGCCTACGACGTCATGGGGTCCAAGCACCTCGGCGCCGACATCAACCTCGCCTGGCCGACCGCCCAGATCGCCGTCATGGGCGCCCAGGGCGCGGTCAACATCCTCTACCGCAAGCAGCTGGCCGAGGCCGCCGAACGGGGCGAGAACGTCGACGAGGCCCGTCAGCGGTTCATCACCGAGTACGAGGACACCCTCGCGAACCCGTACGTCGCTGCCGAGCGCGGCTACATCGACACGGTCATCACGCCCTCCAACACGCGGATGAACGTCACCAAGGCGCTGCGGGCGCTGCGCAACAAGCGCGAGACGCTGCCGCCGAAGAAGCATGGGAACATCCCGCTGTGA
- a CDS encoding acyl-CoA carboxylase epsilon subunit, whose product MSGDQDQDATAEASAEERRPALRVVRGDATPEELAALVAVLSAASGGDEPEPPRPPSRWTSRPHGPRGPLHPGPGAWRASAFPR is encoded by the coding sequence GTGAGCGGTGACCAGGACCAGGACGCGACGGCGGAAGCATCGGCCGAGGAGCGGCGTCCGGCCCTGCGGGTCGTGCGTGGTGACGCCACGCCCGAGGAGCTCGCCGCCCTCGTCGCCGTGCTCTCCGCTGCCTCCGGTGGCGACGAGCCCGAACCGCCGAGGCCGCCCTCGCGGTGGACCTCACGTCCACACGGTCCTCGTGGCCCGCTGCACCCGGGGCCGGGCGCCTGGCGCGCCTCCGCGTT